Proteins from a genomic interval of Quercus lobata isolate SW786 chromosome 11, ValleyOak3.0 Primary Assembly, whole genome shotgun sequence:
- the LOC115967077 gene encoding probable 26S proteasome non-ATPase regulatory subunit 3, whose amino-acid sequence MALRQKLNATVLTAFLNFTLILGSELHGRLFAYLPKENEHDMDVNTATSGTQTVAKHSLPELEIYCYFLVLIFLIDLKRYNKAKACALSSIVQLKNMIRRTVDFSSIQALLLFSYSYELTGGLAEKLEVSSFPSLDCDPAP is encoded by the exons ATGGCGCTGAGGCAGAAGCTGAATGCAACCGTGCTCACTGCATTCCTCAATTTCACTCTCATCCTAGGATCTGAATTGCATGGTCGGTTGTTTGCATATCTTCCCAAG GAGAATGAACATGACATGGATGTTAACACTGCTACATCTGGGACTCAAACTGTTGCAAAACACTCCTTGCCAGAGCTAGAGATTTATTGCTATTTTCTCGTGCTAATATTTCTCATTGATCTGAAGAGATACAATAAG GCTAAAGCTTGTGCCTTGTCTAGCATTGTTCAATTGAAGAACATGATTAGGAGAACTGTTGATTTTTCAAGCATCCAGGCTCTACTATTATTCTCTTATAGCTATGAACTCACTGGGGGTCTTGCTGAAAAATTAGAGG